The Columba livia isolate bColLiv1 breed racing homer chromosome 13, bColLiv1.pat.W.v2, whole genome shotgun sequence genome has a segment encoding these proteins:
- the POP4 gene encoding ribonuclease P protein subunit p29: MEGELYRRLPYRRTGPQCRQPQGSEEAKAFVNAFLKRSMPKMKDEAIQDMLTRKAVVLEHYSAKKTKPKRKKTKGFTAKQRREMRLFEIEPEQQRYALFLPLHELWKQYIRDLCHGLKPDAQPQMVQSKLLKADLHGAIVTVTKSKCPTYVGITGIILQEFKHVFKIITKEDKLKVVPKLNNVFSLEIDGFISYIYGSKFQLRASERSAKKFKLKGTIDL, encoded by the exons ATGGAGG GGGAGCTGTACCGCCGCCTGCCCTACCGCCGGACCGGCCCGCAGTGCCGCCAG cCTCAAGGATCAGAAGAGGCCAAAGCGTTTGTAAATGCCTTCCTGAAGCGCAGCATGCCGAAAATGAAAGATGAAGCTATCCAGGACATGTTGACTCGGAAAGCGGTGGTTCTGGAGCATTACTCCGCAAAAAAGACAAAgccaaagaggaagaaaacaaaaggttttACTGCCAAGCAAAGGCGAGAAATGCGGCTTTTTGAAATTGAACCTGAACAGCAAAG ATACGCACTCTTTCTACCCCTGCACGAACTCTGGAAACAGTATATCAGAGACCTTTGTCATGGGCTTAAACCAGATGC GCAACCACAGATGGTTCAGAGCAAGCTGCTGAAAGCCGATCTCCATGGAGCTATTGTTACAG TCACAAAATCAAAGTGCCCCACTTACGTTGGGATAACAGGAATCATTCTACAGGAATTTAAACACGTCTTCAAAATTATCACTAAGGAGGACAAATTAAAAG ttgTTCCCAAACTTAACAATGTATTTAGCTTGGAGATTGATGGATTCATTTCCTACATCTATGGAAGCAAGTTCCAGCTTAGAGCAAGCGAGCGATCTGCAAAAAAGTTCAAGTTGAAAGGAACTATTGACCTATGA